The following nucleotide sequence is from Bacillota bacterium.
CGACCTAAATGTAGACCCGGTGGGTGCCTGTGTAGGGCAAAAAGGCATGCGTATCCAAATCATTGTCAACGAGCTTGGCAATGAAAAGATTGACGTTATTGAGTACAAGAGTGACCCTGCGCAGTATGTGGCTAATGCTTTGAGTCCAGCCAAGGTCATTCGCGTGGATATTGATGAACTGGCCAAAGTGGCAAGGGTTGTCGTTCCAGACTATCAACTGTCACTGGCCATTGGTAAAGAAGGCCAAAACGCTAGGTTGGCCGCCAAGTTGACAGGTTGGAAGATTGATATCAAGAGCGAGAGCCAGGCCGAAGCTTAAGGGGTGGGCTAATGAAAAAGAAGCATGTTCCAGAACGCACCTGTGTGGGATGTCGCTCTGTCAAGCCTAAACGTGAACTTATCAGGATTGTACGCGACCCTGAAGGACATGTTGATGTGGACTTTACCGGGAAGAAGTCTGGGCGGGGTGTGTACATTTGCCCCAATGTCCCCTGCCTTGAGGCTGCACTAAAGGGCGGCAGAATAAGCGCGGGCCTAGAGACAGACCTACCTCCGGAAGTGGTCTCTCGTTTAAGAGAGAAATTGCACCATGTCTGATAAATTTCTGCAATTTTTAGGTTTGGCGCAGCGGGCTGGGGCGGTCGTAAGCGGGACCATGGCCTGTACTGAAGCCCTTAAAAAGGGAAAAGTCAGCTTACTGGTAGTTGCCGAGGACACCGAGCCCAAGTCAGCCGCCCTCTATCGCCAGATGGCGGAGAGTAAATCTATTCCTTATCTTACCATTTTTTCGCAGGCCGCACTGGGTCATGCCATCGGCAAGAGCAGGAGAGCCCTAGTAGTCATAAATGATGCCAATTTCGCCCGTCGCTTACAGGAGTTAAGCCTGAACATTGGAGGTGGACCGACATGTCCAAAATTAGAATCTTTGAGTTAGCCGAGGAATTGCAGGTACCTGCTGAGACTCTCGTGGAGGCTCTGCGTGATTTAAAACTCAATATCACAAACCCCATGAGCATGGTCGACACACAAGTCGCGTCAGTCATTCGCGAAGTGATTATCAAGCAAAAAAAGAGGCGTCCCGTAGATACAGCGCCTGCGGTCAACGCTGCTCCGGCAGTGGTTGTACCAGAAACGTCTTCACCACTAGAGGCTGTACCTATGCCGCCGACGGATGTGCGGCCTGCACCTGCACCCGGAAACAAGAAACCTGCCGATAATAAGCCTGGCACGCGGCAGCAGGCCGACAGGCCTAGGGATAAACGGCGTGCCGAACCCGCAGCCAATATTGTTAATCGCAAGCTGGCCTCCCATGGGCGCCCGCAGCGGTCTGGCGGCAGCTCAGCGCCCTCGGGTGCTAACTTGACGCCAACTGCGCTAGTGTCTATAGAGAGTGCCGTCACGGTGGGTGAGTTCGCCAAACTCACTGGGCGTTCCGTGGGTGATATCATTACTAAGTTAATGCACTTGGGTGTGATGGCCACCATTAATCAGCAGCTAGATTTTGATACTCTTGGCGTGTTGGCGGCTGAACTCAATATTAAACTCGAAATAAAACTGCCCCCGACCGTAGATGCTGCTACTGCCATTGATGATGATCCAGCCGAGAGTCTGAAGCACCGCTACCCAGTGGTCACCGTCATGGGTCATGTGGACCATGGCAAGACTTCGCTACTTGATTGCATACGTCGCACTAATGTTACTGCTTCGGAAGCGGGGGGCATAACGCAGCATATTGGGGCTTACCAGGTTGATGTTGGTGAGGAGAAAATTGTCTTCTTAGACACCCCAGGCCACGAAGCTTTTACCCAAATGCGGGCGCGTGGAGCAAAAGTTACAGATATAGCTATTTTGGTTGTGGCTGCGGATGACGGTGTCATGCCGCAAACAATTGAAGCCTTAAATCACGCCAAAGCAGCTAATGTGCCCATCATTGTAGCGGTTAATAAGATGGATAAGCATAATGCCGACCCCGACCGCATCAAGCAGCAGCTGACTGAGTATGGCCTCGTGACCGAAGAGTGGGGTGGAGACACAATTTTTGTCGGCGTCTCCGCGTTGCAACGCCGGGGCATCGATGATTTGCTGGCCTCGGTGCTAACCGTGGCTGAAGTTTTAGAGCTTAAGGCTAACCCCGATCGCCCAGCAAAAGGGATAGTCATTGAAGCCCATGTTGACAAGGGCAAAGGGCCCATCGCCACGCTGCTGATTCAAAA
It contains:
- the infB gene encoding translation initiation factor IF-2, which produces MSKIRIFELAEELQVPAETLVEALRDLKLNITNPMSMVDTQVASVIREVIIKQKKRRPVDTAPAVNAAPAVVVPETSSPLEAVPMPPTDVRPAPAPGNKKPADNKPGTRQQADRPRDKRRAEPAANIVNRKLASHGRPQRSGGSSAPSGANLTPTALVSIESAVTVGEFAKLTGRSVGDIITKLMHLGVMATINQQLDFDTLGVLAAELNIKLEIKLPPTVDAATAIDDDPAESLKHRYPVVTVMGHVDHGKTSLLDCIRRTNVTASEAGGITQHIGAYQVDVGEEKIVFLDTPGHEAFTQMRARGAKVTDIAILVVAADDGVMPQTIEALNHAKAANVPIIVAVNKMDKHNADPDRIKQQLTEYGLVTEEWGGDTIFVGVSALQRRGIDDLLASVLTVAEVLELKANPDRPAKGIVIEAHVDKGKGPIATLLIQKGTLNVGDIVVAGGAYGRVRAMVSDKGKRLKKAPPSTPLELHGLSMAPQAGDEFVVVKDDKLARSMAEKAAELRKLELQRPVRNVTLDDFFKQVQAGQTKSLNLIIKGDVQGSVEALKPAVEKLCNQEVDVKVIHTGVGPVNESDIMLAKASSAIIIGFNVRAEVNARKAAEQEQVDLRFYRIIYEVIDDINAALKGMLAPVFKEVVLGQAEVRVVFRVTGSGVIAGCMVTEGKITRQANARLLRGGVIIHEGRIGSLKRFKDDAKEVATGYECGIGLDNYDDLKESDVIEAFVKELVLPS
- a CDS encoding YlxR family protein, with translation MKKKHVPERTCVGCRSVKPKRELIRIVRDPEGHVDVDFTGKKSGRGVYICPNVPCLEAALKGGRISAGLETDLPPEVVSRLREKLHHV
- a CDS encoding ribosomal L7Ae/L30e/S12e/Gadd45 family protein, whose amino-acid sequence is MSDKFLQFLGLAQRAGAVVSGTMACTEALKKGKVSLLVVAEDTEPKSAALYRQMAESKSIPYLTIFSQAALGHAIGKSRRALVVINDANFARRLQELSLNIGGGPTCPKLESLS